Proteins encoded by one window of Streptacidiphilus sp. PB12-B1b:
- a CDS encoding PAC2 family protein — MVELEDVPELIDPVMVAAFEGWNDAGDAASSAVEHLDEIWGGKVFAALDAEDYYDFQVNRPTVWMDGGVRRITWPTTRLSVVRVTEPRTRDLVLIRGIEPSMRWRTFCQELLGLAHELGVEMVVILGALLGDTPHTRPVPVSGVTSDGDLARRLDLEESRYEGPTGIVGVLQEACAHAGIPTVTFWAAVPHYVAQPPNPKATLALLNKVEDLLDVRIPLGELPEDARAWQLGVDQLAAEDSEVAEYVQQLEEAKDTAELPEASGEAIAREFERYLKRRDNQPPGKASEGDPAE; from the coding sequence GTGGTCGAGCTCGAGGACGTGCCAGAGCTCATCGACCCGGTCATGGTGGCCGCGTTCGAGGGCTGGAACGACGCGGGCGACGCCGCGTCGTCGGCGGTGGAGCACCTGGACGAGATCTGGGGCGGGAAGGTCTTCGCCGCGTTGGACGCGGAGGACTACTACGACTTCCAGGTGAACCGCCCGACCGTGTGGATGGACGGCGGCGTGCGGCGGATCACCTGGCCCACGACCCGGTTGTCGGTGGTGCGCGTGACCGAGCCCCGGACCAGGGACCTGGTGCTGATCCGGGGCATCGAGCCGAGCATGCGCTGGCGGACGTTCTGCCAGGAGCTGCTGGGCCTGGCCCACGAGCTGGGCGTGGAGATGGTGGTGATCCTCGGCGCGCTGCTGGGCGACACCCCGCACACCCGCCCGGTGCCGGTCAGCGGGGTGACCTCGGACGGGGACCTGGCGCGCCGGCTGGACCTGGAGGAGAGCCGGTACGAGGGCCCGACCGGGATCGTCGGCGTGCTGCAGGAGGCGTGCGCCCACGCGGGCATCCCGACCGTGACCTTCTGGGCCGCGGTGCCGCACTACGTCGCCCAGCCGCCGAACCCCAAGGCGACGCTGGCGCTGCTGAACAAGGTCGAGGACCTGCTGGACGTGCGCATCCCGCTGGGCGAGCTGCCCGAGGACGCCCGGGCCTGGCAGCTGGGCGTGGACCAGCTGGCGGCCGAGGACAGCGAGGTCGCCGAGTACGTGCAGCAGCTGGAGGAGGCCAAGGACACCGCGGAGCTGCCGGAGGCGTCCGGCGAGGCCATCGCCCGCGAGTTCGAGCGGTACCTGAAGCGGCGGGACAACCAGCCGCCCGGGAAGGCCTCCGAGGGCGACCCGGCGGAGTGA
- the metH gene encoding methionine synthase — MTTTAAHQSQQQRADALRRALATRVVVADGAMGTMLQAQDPSMDDFQGLEGCNEVLSVTRPDIVRGVHDAYFAVGVDCVETNTFGANHAALGEYDIAERVFELSEAGARIAREVADEYATEDRPRWVLGSIGPGTKLPTLGHLPFALLRDGFRKNAAGLIAGGADALLVETSQDLLQTKAAVLGCKEALRESGLDLPVIVHVTVETTGTMLLGSEIGAALTALEPLGIDMIGLNCATGPAEMSEHLRYLAKNARIGLSCMPNAGLPVLTKDGAHYPLTPGELADAHEVFTREYGLGLVGGCCGTTPEHLRMVVERVRGQQVAARSPRPEPAAASLYQAVPFRQDTSYLAIGERTNANGSKKFREAMLAADWQACVEIARDQIREGAHLLDLCVDYVGRDGVQDMKQLAGLLATASTLPVVLDSTEPQVLEAGLQLLGGRAVLNSVNFEDGDADDSRYGRIAALAREYGAALIALTIDEQGQARTAETKVAIAERLISDLGERFGIPESSILVDCLAFTLGTGQEESRRDGIETIEAIRELKRRHPDVQTTLGLSNISFGLNPAARMVLNSVFLHECTEAGLDSAIVHAAKILPMARIPEEQRETALDLVYDRRRPASGDDPGYDPLQRFLELFEGVSAASVRAGKAEELAALPLEERLQRRIVDGERKGLEQDLDEALAAMPALDIVNTVLLEGMKTVGELFGSGQMQLPFVLQSAEVMKGAVAYLEPHMEKSEDEGKGTIVLATVKGDVHDIGKNLVDIILSNNGYTVVNLGIKQPVSAILEAAQEHRADVIGMSGLLVKSTVIMKENLQELNQRGMASDFPVILGGAALTRAYVEQDLHEIYEGEVRYARDAFEGLRLMDALIGVKRGVPGAALPELKQRRHARVEVEEPQESTERSDVALDNPVPVPPFWGDRLVTGVRLDDYASWLDEDALFKGQWGLKAAREGGAVQGASDKGGGGRRAGGPSYEELVETEGRPRLRMWMDRLRTEGLLEAAVVYGYYPAVSQDNDLVVLGEDGEERTRFTFPRQRRGRRLCLADFFRPESSGEKDVVAFQVVTMGNRISEAANELFASDSYRDYLELHGLSVQLAEALAEYWHARVRAELGFSGDDPAEMRDMFALKYRGARFSLGYGACPELEDRAKIADLLRPERIGVHLSEEFQLHPEQSTDAIVIHHPDAKYFNAR, encoded by the coding sequence ATGACCACGACCGCCGCCCACCAGTCCCAGCAGCAGCGGGCGGATGCGCTCCGCCGAGCGCTCGCCACCCGCGTCGTCGTCGCCGACGGCGCCATGGGAACCATGCTGCAGGCTCAGGACCCTTCGATGGACGACTTCCAGGGGCTGGAAGGTTGCAACGAGGTCCTCAGCGTGACCCGGCCCGACATCGTCCGCGGCGTCCACGACGCCTACTTCGCGGTCGGCGTGGACTGCGTCGAGACCAACACCTTCGGCGCCAACCACGCGGCGCTGGGCGAGTACGACATCGCCGAGCGGGTCTTCGAGCTCTCCGAGGCCGGGGCCCGGATCGCCCGCGAGGTCGCCGACGAGTACGCCACCGAGGACCGCCCGCGCTGGGTGCTGGGCTCCATCGGGCCGGGCACCAAGCTGCCCACCCTGGGCCACCTGCCGTTCGCGCTGCTGCGGGACGGCTTCCGGAAGAACGCCGCCGGGCTGATCGCCGGCGGCGCCGACGCGCTGCTGGTGGAGACCAGCCAGGACCTGCTGCAGACCAAGGCGGCGGTGCTGGGCTGCAAGGAGGCGCTGCGCGAGTCCGGGCTGGACCTGCCGGTGATCGTGCACGTGACGGTGGAGACCACCGGCACCATGCTGCTGGGCTCGGAGATCGGCGCCGCGCTGACCGCGCTGGAGCCGCTGGGCATCGACATGATCGGGCTGAACTGCGCGACCGGCCCGGCCGAGATGAGCGAGCACCTGCGCTACCTGGCCAAGAACGCCCGGATCGGCCTGTCCTGCATGCCCAACGCCGGCCTGCCGGTGTTGACCAAGGACGGCGCGCACTACCCGCTGACCCCCGGCGAGCTGGCCGACGCGCACGAGGTGTTCACCCGGGAGTACGGCCTGGGCCTGGTCGGCGGCTGCTGCGGCACCACCCCGGAGCACCTGCGGATGGTGGTGGAGCGGGTCCGCGGGCAGCAGGTGGCCGCCCGCAGCCCGCGGCCGGAGCCCGCCGCCGCCTCGCTCTACCAGGCCGTCCCGTTCCGGCAGGACACCTCCTACCTGGCCATCGGCGAGCGCACCAACGCCAACGGCTCCAAGAAGTTCCGCGAGGCCATGCTCGCCGCCGACTGGCAGGCGTGCGTGGAGATCGCCCGCGACCAGATCCGCGAGGGCGCCCACCTGCTCGACCTGTGCGTGGACTACGTGGGCCGCGACGGCGTCCAGGACATGAAGCAGCTGGCCGGCCTGCTGGCGACGGCCTCCACGCTGCCGGTCGTGCTGGACTCCACCGAGCCGCAGGTGCTGGAGGCCGGGCTGCAGCTGCTCGGCGGCCGGGCGGTGCTGAACTCGGTGAACTTCGAGGACGGCGACGCCGACGACTCGCGCTACGGCCGGATCGCCGCGCTGGCCCGCGAGTACGGCGCCGCGCTGATCGCGCTGACCATCGACGAGCAGGGCCAGGCCCGCACCGCCGAGACCAAGGTCGCCATCGCCGAGCGGCTGATCAGCGACCTCGGCGAGCGCTTCGGCATCCCCGAGTCCTCGATCCTGGTGGACTGCCTCGCCTTCACCCTGGGCACCGGGCAGGAGGAGTCCCGCCGCGACGGCATCGAGACCATCGAGGCGATCCGCGAGCTGAAGCGCCGCCACCCGGACGTGCAGACCACGCTCGGCCTGTCCAACATCTCCTTCGGCCTCAACCCGGCCGCCCGGATGGTGCTGAACTCGGTCTTCCTGCACGAGTGCACCGAGGCCGGCCTGGACTCGGCGATCGTCCACGCCGCCAAGATCCTGCCGATGGCCCGCATCCCCGAGGAGCAGCGCGAGACCGCCCTGGACCTGGTCTACGACCGGCGCCGCCCGGCCTCCGGCGACGACCCCGGCTACGACCCGCTGCAGCGCTTCCTGGAGCTGTTCGAGGGCGTCAGCGCCGCCTCGGTGCGGGCCGGCAAGGCCGAGGAGCTGGCCGCGCTGCCGCTGGAGGAGCGCCTGCAGCGGCGGATCGTGGACGGCGAGCGCAAGGGCCTGGAGCAGGACCTGGACGAGGCGCTGGCCGCCATGCCGGCCCTGGACATCGTCAACACGGTGCTGCTGGAGGGCATGAAGACGGTCGGCGAGCTGTTCGGCTCCGGCCAGATGCAGCTGCCGTTCGTGCTCCAGTCGGCCGAGGTGATGAAGGGCGCGGTGGCCTACCTGGAGCCGCACATGGAGAAGTCCGAGGACGAGGGCAAGGGCACCATCGTGCTGGCCACGGTCAAGGGCGACGTCCACGACATCGGCAAGAACCTGGTCGACATCATCCTGTCCAACAACGGCTACACCGTGGTCAACCTCGGCATCAAGCAGCCGGTGTCGGCGATCCTGGAGGCCGCGCAGGAGCACCGCGCCGACGTCATCGGCATGTCCGGGCTGCTGGTGAAGTCCACGGTGATCATGAAGGAGAACCTGCAGGAGCTGAACCAGCGCGGCATGGCCTCGGACTTCCCGGTCATCCTCGGCGGCGCCGCGCTCACCCGCGCCTACGTCGAGCAGGACCTGCACGAGATCTACGAGGGCGAGGTCCGCTACGCCCGGGACGCCTTCGAGGGCCTGCGGCTGATGGACGCCCTGATCGGCGTCAAGCGCGGGGTGCCCGGCGCGGCGCTGCCCGAGCTGAAGCAGCGCCGGCACGCCCGGGTCGAGGTCGAGGAGCCGCAGGAGAGCACCGAGCGCTCCGACGTGGCCCTGGACAACCCGGTGCCGGTGCCGCCGTTCTGGGGCGACCGCCTGGTCACCGGCGTCCGCCTGGACGACTACGCCTCCTGGCTGGACGAGGACGCGCTGTTCAAGGGCCAGTGGGGGCTGAAGGCGGCCCGTGAAGGGGGTGCGGTGCAAGGCGCCTCGGACAAGGGCGGTGGCGGGCGCCGGGCGGGCGGCCCCTCCTACGAGGAGCTGGTGGAGACCGAGGGCCGGCCCCGGCTGCGGATGTGGATGGACCGGCTGCGCACCGAGGGCCTGCTGGAGGCGGCCGTGGTCTACGGCTACTACCCGGCCGTCTCCCAGGACAACGACCTGGTGGTGCTCGGCGAGGACGGCGAGGAGCGGACCCGGTTCACCTTCCCCCGGCAGCGCCGGGGCCGCCGGCTCTGCCTGGCGGACTTCTTCCGCCCCGAGTCGTCCGGCGAGAAGGACGTGGTCGCCTTCCAGGTGGTCACCATGGGCAACCGGATCTCCGAGGCCGCCAACGAGCTGTTCGCCTCCGACTCCTACCGCGACTACCTGGAGCTGCACGGGCTGTCGGTGCAGCTGGCCGAGGCCCTGGCCGAGTACTGGCACGCCCGGGTCCGCGCCGAGCTGGGCTTCTCCGGCGACGACCCGGCGGAGATGCGCGACATGTTCGCCCTGAAGTACCGCGGCGCCCGCTTCTCGCTCGGCTACGGCGCCTGCCCGGAGCTGGAGGACCGGGCCAAGATCGCCGACCTGCTGCGCCCGGAGCGGATCGGGGTCCACCTCTCCGAGGAGTTCCAGCTGCACCCCGAGCAGTCCACCGACGCCATCGTCATCCACCACCCGGACGCCAAGTACTTCAACGCGAGGTGA
- a CDS encoding HAD family phosphatase, whose protein sequence is MTTYASTVSPDRESTGLQAVLLDMDGTLVDTEDLWWEAECSLLAEHGHVLGPADRQAVVGGPMSRVVAHLLAVSGADLTAELFSAMINERFTQMIAGGVPLRPGAAALLAELAAEGVPTALVSAAHRRIIDLVLRSLGGHPFGFTVAGDEVERTKPHPDPYLLAAARLGADPARCVVIEDAPTGVRAGEAAGCRVLAVPSVTPIEALPGRTVLESLEGVSVALLRGLVPGTDRASR, encoded by the coding sequence GTGACGACGTACGCCTCCACCGTCTCCCCCGACCGGGAGTCCACCGGCCTACAGGCCGTCCTGCTGGACATGGACGGCACGCTGGTGGACACCGAGGACCTCTGGTGGGAGGCGGAGTGCTCGCTGCTGGCCGAGCACGGCCACGTGCTCGGCCCGGCCGACCGGCAGGCCGTGGTCGGCGGCCCGATGAGCCGGGTGGTGGCGCACCTGCTCGCGGTCAGCGGGGCGGACCTGACCGCGGAGCTGTTCAGCGCGATGATCAACGAGCGCTTCACCCAGATGATCGCCGGCGGGGTGCCGCTGCGCCCGGGCGCGGCGGCGCTGCTGGCCGAGCTGGCGGCCGAGGGCGTCCCGACCGCCCTGGTCTCCGCCGCGCACCGGCGGATCATCGACCTGGTGCTGCGCAGCCTGGGCGGCCACCCCTTCGGCTTCACCGTGGCCGGGGACGAGGTCGAGCGGACCAAGCCGCACCCCGACCCCTACCTGCTGGCCGCAGCCCGGCTGGGCGCCGACCCGGCCCGCTGCGTGGTGATCGAGGACGCCCCGACCGGCGTCCGGGCCGGCGAGGCCGCGGGCTGCCGGGTCCTGGCGGTGCCCTCGGTGACCCCGATCGAGGCCCTTCCGGGGCGCACGGTGCTGGAGTCGCTGGAGGGGGTCAGCGTGGCCTTGCTGCGCGGGCTCGTCCCTGGTACTGACAGGGCATCAAGGTAA
- a CDS encoding ABC transporter substrate-binding protein — MSAAKRLATLGCVGLLAATSACSSSSSSSGGVDGAPKTAITMGTIESYSSLDPAGAYDTGSWLVFYNIYQRLMSYAPGATIPTPDAAQNCSFADSTDTVYTCTLQSGLTFSNGDPLNAAAVKYSIDRVIQIGKLKRDNDSGVSVLLSTVQSVTTSGDLGITFHLNTSDATFPDRLASGVGSIVDPKTFPATSLLQGDNPVGSGVYQVDSVKLGQPQGGRANPQSVSMSLNADYKGQAITATSKPLNSSVQLNYYTTPAQMMTALNSGAIDMNASTDIASSDLVRLEGAQILGKGLQVDTGAGTQTRMIVLNVKNGPFSNPATRKAVAEMVDRNAIASQVYQRTVVPLYSVIPGGIGDATTAYQDVYGADPTAASEVRRQLDNAGVKLPISFDYSYAQSSPGADAEAALVKQELETGGVFKVNLKPVANLNDLIGEWGTGKVEASVSGWSSDYPDPDDYVSPFLGAPGTFGSYYTNAYISNTLVPQTLQQSDRSSADLQTELGKIQTQFAKDAAYIPLWQNKQYVVTQADVTGVPLTLDTAGIMRFWMVGKN; from the coding sequence ATGTCAGCAGCCAAACGACTGGCGACGCTCGGCTGCGTCGGCCTGCTCGCCGCAACGTCCGCCTGCTCCTCCTCCAGCTCCTCGTCGGGCGGGGTGGACGGGGCGCCCAAGACCGCCATCACCATGGGCACGATCGAGTCGTACAGCTCGCTCGACCCGGCCGGTGCCTACGACACCGGGTCCTGGCTGGTGTTCTACAACATCTACCAGCGCCTGATGAGCTACGCCCCGGGCGCCACCATCCCCACCCCGGACGCGGCGCAGAACTGCTCGTTCGCCGACAGCACCGACACGGTCTACACCTGCACCCTGCAGTCCGGGCTGACCTTCTCCAACGGCGACCCGCTGAACGCCGCCGCGGTGAAGTACTCCATCGACCGGGTCATCCAGATCGGCAAGCTGAAGCGCGACAACGACTCCGGCGTCAGCGTCCTGCTGAGCACCGTGCAGTCGGTGACCACCAGCGGCGACCTGGGCATCACCTTCCACCTGAACACCTCGGACGCGACCTTCCCCGACCGGCTGGCCTCCGGCGTCGGTTCGATCGTCGACCCCAAGACCTTCCCGGCGACCTCGCTGCTGCAGGGCGACAACCCGGTCGGCTCCGGCGTCTACCAGGTCGACTCGGTCAAGCTGGGCCAGCCCCAGGGCGGCCGGGCCAACCCGCAGTCGGTCTCGATGTCGCTGAACGCCGACTACAAGGGCCAGGCGATCACCGCCACCAGCAAGCCGCTGAACTCCAGCGTCCAACTGAACTACTACACCACCCCCGCGCAGATGATGACCGCCCTGAACAGCGGCGCCATCGACATGAACGCCAGCACCGACATCGCCTCGAGCGACCTGGTCCGGCTGGAGGGCGCCCAGATCCTCGGCAAGGGCCTGCAGGTCGACACCGGCGCCGGCACCCAGACCCGGATGATCGTGCTGAACGTCAAGAACGGCCCGTTCAGCAACCCGGCGACGCGCAAGGCGGTCGCCGAGATGGTCGACCGCAACGCGATAGCCTCGCAGGTCTACCAGCGCACGGTGGTGCCGCTGTACTCGGTGATCCCCGGCGGCATCGGCGACGCCACCACGGCCTACCAGGACGTCTACGGCGCCGACCCGACCGCCGCCTCCGAGGTCCGCAGGCAGCTGGACAACGCCGGGGTCAAGCTGCCGATCAGCTTCGACTACTCCTACGCCCAGTCCTCCCCGGGCGCCGACGCCGAGGCCGCGCTGGTCAAGCAGGAACTGGAGACCGGCGGCGTCTTCAAGGTCAACCTGAAGCCGGTGGCCAACCTGAACGACCTGATCGGCGAGTGGGGCACGGGCAAGGTCGAGGCGTCGGTCTCCGGCTGGTCCTCCGACTACCCGGACCCGGACGACTACGTCTCCCCGTTCCTGGGCGCGCCCGGCACCTTCGGCAGCTACTACACCAACGCGTACATCAGCAACACGCTGGTGCCGCAGACCCTCCAGCAGAGCGACCGCAGCAGCGCCGACCTGCAGACCGAGCTGGGCAAGATCCAGACCCAGTTCGCCAAGGACGCGGCCTACATCCCGCTGTGGCAGAACAAGCAGTACGTGGTGACCCAGGCCGACGTCACCGGCGTCCCGCTGACCCTGGACACGGCCGGCATCATGCGCTTCTGGATGGTCGGCAAGAACTGA
- a CDS encoding RecB family exonuclease, with translation MHPSGPLPDPASAPDPAASAAAPAAVALAAAPAGVPVALSPSRAGDFMTCPLLYRLRVIDKVPEPPSPAATRGTVIHSVLERLFDAPAGQRTPQAAVALLRPEWARMLEKRPELAGLFPDDADGAELARWLAEAERLIEGWFRLEDPNRLEPAERELYVETELESGLRLRGYVDRVDVAPTGEVRIVDYKTGRAPARDFEGKAMFQMKFYALVLWRLRGVVPRRLQLVYLGGGGSIVSYDPDLDDLRAVERKLLALWAAIQRALAAGEWPATPNRLCDWCAHKALCPAFGGTPPPYPLTVPTAPGAGGTDEWS, from the coding sequence ATGCACCCGTCCGGTCCGCTCCCCGATCCCGCGTCCGCCCCCGACCCCGCCGCATCCGCCGCCGCACCCGCCGCCGTGGCGCTCGCCGCCGCCCCGGCCGGGGTGCCGGTGGCGCTCTCGCCCTCGCGGGCGGGCGACTTCATGACCTGCCCGCTGCTCTACCGGCTGCGGGTGATCGACAAGGTGCCGGAGCCGCCGAGCCCGGCCGCCACCCGGGGCACGGTGATCCACTCCGTGCTCGAGCGCCTGTTCGACGCTCCGGCCGGGCAGCGGACGCCGCAGGCCGCGGTGGCGCTGCTGCGCCCGGAGTGGGCGCGGATGCTGGAGAAGCGTCCGGAGCTGGCCGGGCTGTTCCCGGACGACGCGGACGGCGCGGAGCTGGCCCGCTGGCTGGCCGAGGCCGAGCGGCTGATCGAGGGCTGGTTCCGGCTGGAGGACCCGAACCGGCTGGAGCCGGCCGAGCGGGAGCTGTACGTCGAGACCGAGCTGGAGTCCGGGCTGCGGCTGCGCGGCTACGTCGACCGGGTCGACGTGGCGCCGACCGGCGAGGTCAGGATCGTGGACTACAAGACCGGCCGGGCGCCCGCGCGGGACTTCGAGGGCAAGGCCATGTTCCAGATGAAGTTCTACGCGCTGGTGCTGTGGCGGCTGCGCGGCGTGGTGCCGCGCCGGCTGCAGCTGGTCTACCTGGGCGGCGGCGGCTCGATCGTCAGCTACGACCCGGATCTGGACGATCTGCGGGCGGTGGAGCGCAAGCTGCTGGCGCTGTGGGCGGCGATCCAGCGGGCGCTGGCGGCGGGCGAGTGGCCGGCCACGCCCAACCGGCTGTGCGACTGGTGCGCCCACAAGGCGCTGTGCCCGGCCTTCGGCGGCACTCCCCCGCCGTACCCTTTGACTGTGCCGACCGCCCCCGGCGCGGGGGGAACCGATGAGTGGAGCTAG
- a CDS encoding site-2 protease family protein has product MSDTKEDRPPGALLMGRPFGVPVYITPTWFLITGLITWLFGGQIDRVLPGLGAARYLVALFFALAFYGSVLIHELAHTVVALRYRLPVKRIQLQFFGGVSEIEKEAESAGREFWLAFSGPLLSLLLGAVFLGGMQLVESATVPGVLLTALMLSNVVVAAFNLLPGLPLDGGRMLRAVVWKATGSPMAGTVAAAWVGRLLALAVLVGMPTLAAYQAPGSGFSGLLVDAVLGAILAAIIWNGAAGSVRVARLRERLPQLSARGLARTAVTVVQDTPLAEALRRVEAEGARAVVIADGRGEPVALVREAAVRAVPEHRRPWTAVAAVARDLEPGLMIPADLVGEELLDTLRANPAAEYLVVERDGSPLGVLAAQDVELAFARAMAGQAPLPPVPTGTPA; this is encoded by the coding sequence GTGAGCGACACCAAGGAAGACCGCCCCCCAGGCGCGCTGCTGATGGGCCGCCCCTTCGGCGTACCGGTCTACATCACCCCCACCTGGTTCCTCATCACCGGCCTGATCACCTGGCTGTTCGGCGGCCAGATCGACCGGGTGCTGCCCGGCCTCGGCGCCGCCCGCTACCTGGTCGCCCTGTTCTTCGCGCTCGCCTTCTACGGCTCGGTGCTGATCCACGAGCTCGCCCACACCGTCGTCGCGCTGCGCTACCGGCTCCCGGTCAAGCGGATCCAGCTGCAGTTCTTCGGCGGCGTCTCGGAGATCGAGAAGGAGGCCGAGAGCGCCGGCCGCGAGTTCTGGCTGGCCTTCTCCGGGCCGCTGCTCTCGCTGCTGCTCGGCGCGGTGTTCCTCGGCGGCATGCAGCTGGTCGAGTCCGCCACCGTGCCCGGTGTGCTGCTGACCGCGCTGATGCTCAGCAACGTCGTCGTGGCCGCCTTCAACCTGCTGCCCGGCCTGCCGCTGGACGGCGGCCGGATGCTCCGCGCCGTGGTCTGGAAGGCCACCGGCAGCCCCATGGCCGGTACGGTCGCCGCCGCCTGGGTGGGCCGGCTGCTGGCCCTGGCCGTGCTGGTCGGCATGCCCACCCTGGCCGCCTACCAGGCGCCCGGCTCCGGCTTCAGCGGCCTGCTGGTGGACGCCGTCCTCGGCGCGATCCTCGCCGCCATCATCTGGAACGGCGCGGCCGGCAGCGTCCGGGTCGCCCGGCTGCGCGAACGGCTGCCGCAGCTGAGCGCCCGGGGCCTGGCCAGGACGGCCGTCACGGTGGTCCAGGACACCCCGCTGGCCGAGGCGCTGCGGCGGGTGGAGGCCGAGGGCGCACGCGCCGTGGTGATCGCCGACGGTCGCGGCGAGCCGGTCGCGCTGGTCCGCGAGGCCGCGGTGCGGGCCGTCCCCGAGCACCGGCGGCCCTGGACGGCGGTCGCCGCGGTCGCCCGCGACCTGGAGCCCGGCCTGATGATCCCCGCCGACCTGGTCGGCGAGGAGCTGCTGGACACGCTCCGGGCCAACCCGGCCGCCGAGTACCTGGTCGTGGAGCGGGACGGCAGCCCGCTGGGCGTCCTGGCCGCCCAGGACGTCGAACTGGCCTTCGCCCGGGCCATGGCCGGCCAGGCGCCGCTCCCGCCGGTCCCCACCGGCACCCCCGCTTGA
- a CDS encoding tRNA (adenine-N1)-methyltransferase, which yields MSEPTGAARRRGPFQVGDQVQLTDPKGRHHTITLEPGKAFHTHKGAFSHDELIGAPEGSVVRTTGNIQYLALRPLLSDYVLSMPRGAAVVYPKDAGQIVTMADIFPGARVVEAGVGSGALSCSLLRAVGDNGSLSSYERREDFAEIARTNVERYFGSPHPAWRLTVGDLQDNLVETEVDRMVLDMLAPWECLDVAAKALVPGGVICCYVATTTQLSRTVEALREHGCFTEPQSWESMVRNWHVEGLAVRPDHRMIGHTGFLLTSRRLADGVEPPLRRRRPAKGAYGDVEAPIAPQPGRFLKLAEAAADGRPDEDGPAED from the coding sequence ATGTCAGAACCGACCGGCGCCGCCCGCCGCCGCGGGCCCTTCCAGGTCGGGGACCAGGTCCAGCTCACCGACCCCAAGGGTCGCCACCACACCATCACGCTCGAACCCGGCAAGGCGTTCCACACCCACAAGGGCGCCTTCTCGCACGACGAGCTGATCGGAGCCCCCGAAGGCTCCGTGGTGCGCACCACCGGGAACATCCAGTACCTCGCGCTGCGCCCCCTGCTCTCCGACTACGTCCTCTCCATGCCGCGCGGCGCCGCGGTGGTCTACCCCAAGGACGCGGGGCAGATCGTCACCATGGCCGACATCTTCCCCGGCGCCCGCGTCGTCGAGGCCGGGGTCGGCTCCGGTGCGCTCAGCTGCTCGCTGCTGCGCGCCGTCGGCGACAACGGCTCGCTGTCCTCGTACGAGCGCCGCGAGGACTTCGCGGAGATCGCCCGCACCAACGTCGAGCGCTACTTCGGCAGCCCGCACCCGGCCTGGCGGCTCACCGTCGGCGACCTCCAGGACAACCTGGTGGAGACCGAGGTCGACCGCATGGTCCTGGACATGCTCGCGCCCTGGGAGTGCCTGGACGTCGCCGCCAAGGCGCTCGTCCCCGGCGGCGTGATCTGCTGCTACGTGGCCACCACCACCCAGCTGTCGCGCACCGTCGAGGCGCTGCGCGAGCACGGCTGCTTCACCGAGCCGCAGTCCTGGGAGTCGATGGTCCGCAACTGGCACGTCGAGGGGCTGGCCGTCCGCCCGGACCACCGCATGATCGGCCACACCGGCTTCCTGCTCACCTCCCGCCGGCTCGCCGACGGGGTCGAGCCCCCGCTGCGCCGCCGCCGCCCCGCCAAGGGCGCCTACGGCGACGTGGAGGCCCCGATCGCCCCGCAGCCCGGCCGCTTCCTCAAGCTGGCCGAGGCCGCCGCCGACGGCCGCCCGGACGAGGACGGCCCGGCCGAGGACTGA
- a CDS encoding ferredoxin, translated as MSSVDDSAGEPLEVWIDQDLCTGDGICVQYAPEVFELDIDGLAYVKGDDDELRQAPGATVPVPLTVLQDVVDSAKECPGDCIHVRRARDLVEVFGPDAE; from the coding sequence ATGTCCAGCGTGGACGACAGTGCGGGCGAGCCTCTGGAAGTGTGGATCGACCAGGATCTGTGCACGGGCGACGGCATCTGTGTGCAGTACGCACCCGAGGTATTCGAACTCGACATCGACGGTCTGGCCTATGTGAAGGGCGACGACGACGAACTGCGCCAGGCCCCGGGCGCGACCGTCCCGGTTCCGCTGACGGTCCTTCAGGACGTGGTGGATTCGGCCAAGGAGTGCCCCGGGGACTGCATCCACGTGCGGCGCGCCCGGGATCTGGTCGAGGTGTTCGGCCCCGACGCCGAGTAG